One Callospermophilus lateralis isolate mCalLat2 chromosome 6, mCalLat2.hap1, whole genome shotgun sequence genomic region harbors:
- the Nqo2 gene encoding LOW QUALITY PROTEIN: ribosyldihydronicotinamide dehydrogenase [quinone] (The sequence of the model RefSeq protein was modified relative to this genomic sequence to represent the inferred CDS: substituted 1 base at 1 genomic stop codon), with protein sequence MAGKKVLIVYAHQEPKSFNGSLKKVAVDELSQQGCTVTVSDLYAMNFEPRATRKDITGDLSNPEVFSCGVEAYEAYKKNCLTSDITEEQKKVQEADLVIFXFPLYWFSVPAILKGWMDRVLCQGFAFDIPGFYDSGFLKDKLALLSLTTGGTAEMYSKAGVSGDVRYFLWPLQHGALHFCGFKILAPQISFAPELSSEEERKAMVASWAQRLKSIWEEEPIRCTPPWYFGE encoded by the exons ATGGCAG GTAAGAAAGTGCTCATTGTCTATGCACACCAAGAACCCAAGTCTTTCAATGGCTCCTTGAAGAAAGTGGCAGTGGATGAATTGAGCCAGCAGGGATGCACCGTCACCGTGTCTGATTTGTATGCCATGAACTTTGAGCCAAGGGCCACAAGGAAAGATATCACTG GTGACCTTTCTAATCCTGAGGTCTTCAGTTGTGGGGTGGAAGCCTATGAAGCCTACAAGAAAAACTGTCTAACCAGTGACATCACTGAGGAGCAGAAAAAGGTGCAGGAAGCTGATCTCGTGATATTCTAg tttCCGCTGTACTGGTTTAGTGTGCCGGCTATCCTGAAGGGCTGGATGGACAGGGTGCTGTGCCAAGGGTTCGCCTTCGACATCCCAGGGTTCTATGATTCTGGTTTTCTCAAG GATAAACTAGCCCTCCTTTCCTTAACCACGGGAGGCACAGCTGAGATGTACTCAAAAGCAGGGGTCAGTGGAGATGTTCGGTACTTTCTGTGGCCACTCCAG CATGGGGCTTTGCACTTCTGTGGATTTAAAATTCTTGCCCCTCAGATCAGTTTTGCTCCTGAGCTTTcatcagaagaagaaagaaaagcaatggTGGCATCTTGGGCCCAACGATTAAAGAGCATCTGGGAGGAAGAGCCCATCCGCTGCACACCCCCTTGGTATTTTGGGGAATAA